A genomic stretch from Fusarium musae strain F31 chromosome 9, whole genome shotgun sequence includes:
- a CDS encoding hypothetical protein (EggNog:ENOG41), with amino-acid sequence MLPDFPATKSQNWLFTAEEKEETVTRMARDAVSEEEHGQSVLHGLRLAVTDVKVWAFALLPLSNQSAYGFNYFYPAIVRGFNLGSRTITLVCTAPPYLLGAFISYFIVWHSDRKAERGWHISVAILFAIVGFIISAATINIPARYAASFLYICGCFGANAALYSWAASSLCQTPTKKACATAIINVTGQLGTIWSPYFFDSDDEPRYTRAVILLLAFAVLEICVCFLLKFILRRANKKIIAEYEGTGEIPTLFTL; translated from the exons ATGCTTCCCGATTTCCCTGCTACAAAGAGTCAGAATTGGCTATTTACCgcggaggagaaagaggagacTGTCACTCGTATGGCCAGAGATGCTGTGTCTGAGGAGGAACATGGCCAATCTGTGTTGCATGGCTTGAGACTTGCCGTCACTGATGTCAAAGTATGGGCTTTT GCTCTTTTGCCCCTGTCTAACCAGTCTGCCTACGGGTTCAACTACTTCTACCCTGCCATCGTACGAGGCTTCAACTTGGGTAGCCGGACAATAACTCTTGTCTGCACCGCACCACCGTATCTCCTGGGAGCCTTCATTTCATACTTCATCGTTTGGCACAGTGATCGCAAAGCAGAGAGAGGGTGGCACATAAGCGTTGCGATCCTCTTCGCAATAGTCGGGTTTATTATCAGTGCTGCGACTATCAATATCCCCGCTCGTTATGCTGCATCGTTCTTGTACATCTGCGGCTGCTTTGGAGCAAACGCGGCTTTGTACAGCTGGGCTGCGTCTTCACTTTGTCAGACACCGACGAAGAAGGCTTGTGCAACGGCTATCATCAATGTCACCGGTCAGCTTGGAACCATCTGGAGCCCTTACTTCTTCGACTCGGATGATGAGCCAAGGTATACTAGGGCGGTGATTCTTCTTTTGGCCTTTGCTGTATTGGAAATCTGCGTTTGCTTCTTGTTGAAGTTTATTCTTCGAAGGGCTAATAAGAAGATTATTGCTGAGTATGAAGGAACCGGAGAAATCCCGACACTATTCACTCTTTAG
- a CDS encoding hypothetical protein (EggNog:ENOG41) — protein MSLRTGVLTTDAPAPSPHLSQAIIHNGTVYCSGSLGMDPQTRQLAEGPYHQTAGALKNLDAILNKAGTSLHNALKVTIFILDMDHYAEVNKAYLEFFTSDPKPSRTCVAVAQLPLKGAHVEMEAIAAIPEKSSKL, from the exons ATGTCTCTCCGAACCGGTGTTCTGACTACTGACGCACCTGCCCCCAGTCCCCATCTCTCTCAGGCAATTATCCATAATGGAACAGTCTACTGCTCAGGCTCGCTCGGTATGGATCCCCAGACTCGACAACTGGCTGAGGGGCCCTACCATCAAACC GCGGGTGCACTCAAGAACCTCGACGCTATTCTTAACAAAGCGGGAACAAGCCTTCACAATGCTTTAAAAGTCACCATCTTTATATTGGACATGGACCACTATGCTGAGGTCAACAAAGCATATCTCGAGTTTTTCACTTCAGATCCCAAGCCA AGTCGAACATGCGTCGCTGTTGCTCAGCTTCCCCTAAAGGGCGCTCATGTGGAGATGGAAGCTATCGCTGCTATTCCTGAGAAGTCTAGCAAGCTTTGA
- a CDS encoding hypothetical protein (EggNog:ENOG41), which yields MSHQGETIVIVGAGVIGLSTALRIQEQTLTQQSPPSIVIVARDFPNETSINYATPWAGAHYRPCPGNTPQLLQEAVWAKKTYDTLDSWSEKDKLAAGVEFMPGEEFFENPAPEYVDATKDVSKSVYAHLESSFELLSSKEVFSIEVSVSVVINCSGMGFGDPKVFPIRGQTCLVRNPIFKTITRQNSDGSWSFAIPRPSEGGTIIGGTKEPNNWNPYPSAETRQTLLSNAAKWFPFNSEGPVSVNSKESDRFDVVRDIVGRRPAREGGLRLELEHLKPGVVVHAYGIGGRGLELSWGIADDVISLVQKQGYFSSRARL from the exons ATGTCTCATCAAGGTGAAACTATTGTTATCGTTGG CGCTGGTGTCATAGGACTATCCACGGCCCTTCGCATCCAAGAACAAACTCTTACACAACAAAGCCCACCGTCTATCGTCATTGTCGCACGAGACTTCCCCAACGAGACGTCCATCAACTACGCTACACCATGGGCCGGCGCACATTATCGACCATGCCCAGGGAACACTCCCCAGCTACTCCAAGAAGCGGTATGGGCGAAGAAGACATATGATACTCTTGACAGTTGGTCTGAGAAAGACAAACTCGCCGCTGGTGTTGAATTCATGCCAGGAGAAGAGTTTTTCGAAAATCCAGCGCCTGAATATGTCGATGCCACTAAGGATGTATCAAAATCGGTCTATGCTCACCTCGAATCGAGCTTTGAGTTATTAAGTAGCA AAGAGGTTTTCTCGATTGAAGTTTCTGTGTCTGTTGTGATCAACTGCTCGGGCATGGGCTTCGGCGATCCGAAAGTATTCCCCATCCGTG GCCAGACATGTCTTGTGAGGAATCCAATTTTCAAGACAATAACACGCCAGAACTCGGATGGGTCTTGGTCATTCGCTATCCCTCGACCCTCAGAAGGCGGCACTATCATTGGAGGCACCAAAGAGCCCAACAATTGGAACCCCTATCCTTCAGCTGAGACAAGACAGACTCTCTTGTCCAATGCAGCAAAGTGGTTCCCTTTCAACAGCGAAGGTCCTGTATCTGTAAACAGCAAGGAGTCCGATCGCTTCGATGTTGTCAGGGACATCGTTGGTCGTCGGCCAGCGCGTGAAGGCGGCCTTCGCCTGGAACTGGAACATCTCAAACCAGGTGTCGTTGTTCATGCGTATGGTATTGGTGGTAGAGGTCTTGAGCTATCATGGGGCATCGCAGACGATGTGATTTCTTTGGTCCAAAAGCAAGGCTATTTCTCCTCACGAGCGCGTTTATAG
- a CDS encoding hypothetical protein (CAZy:AA2): MKGSTTLAIALVQFSAASQLVWPSKWDEVEDLLYVQGGYNKRGFADALRTCTFGSNNPGQQNTAEWLRTAFHDVITHDAKAGTGGLDASIYWESSRPENPGLAFNNTFSFFHGFYNPRASASDLTALGTVLAVGACEGPNIPFRAGRVDAFKAGPSGVPEPSTNLKDTFSAFTKAGFTKEDMTAMVACGHAIGGVHSVDFPEIVEIKADPNNDTSVPFQKDISSFHNGIVTEYLAGTSKNPLVAAKNATFHSDKRIFDNDKATMKKLATKAGFKSMCADILTRMIDTVPKSVQLTPVLEAYDIRPYITELSLNSKGKIHWTGSVRVKITNNIRSNDDLAINLIYTGRDGKKVTVPTQQVTFQGGTSNGAGELFANFEYDATIDAKNGITKFWIQEVKPSTKTTVTHDNQKTGGYKVDDTVLYQLQQSCAVLETLPNAPLVVTAMVRDARAKDPLTLRVAHKKPVKGSIVPKFQTEIVNFKATGKKSAGFTGFQAKTKYEEQNTYFDIVLGGKPASGVEFLSTQGMPDKCS; encoded by the exons ATGAAAGGCTCAACTACTCTCGCTATTGCGCTCGTTCAATTTAGTGCTGCTTCGCAGCTTGTGTGGCCCTCAAAATgggatgaggttgaagatcTCCTATATGTGCAAGGAGGATACAACAAGAGAGGTTTCGCTGATG CGCTAAGAACTTGCACGTTCGGAAGCAATAATCCTGGACAACAAAACACGGCCGAATGGCTCCGAACAGCCTTCCACGATGTCATCACACACGATGCCAAAGCAGGAACAGGTGGCCTGGATGCTTCGATCTACTGGGAGTCTTCTCGACCTGAGAACCCAGGCCTGgccttcaacaacaccttCAGCTTTTTCCATGGCTTCTACAACCCGCGCGCCAGCGCTTCTGACCTTACAGCCCTCGGCACAGTGCTTGCCGTCGGAGCTTGCGAGGGTCCTAACATTCCTTTCCGTGCTGGCCGAGTCGATGCCTTCAAGGCTGGTCCATCGGGTGTCCCTGAGCCTTCGACCAACTTGAAGGATACCTTCTCTGCCTTCACCAAGGCCGGCTTCACTAAGGAGGACATGACTGCTATGGTTGCTTGCGGTCATGCTATCGGCGGCGTGCACAGCGTTGACTTCCCCGAGATcgtcgagatcaaggctgaccCCAACAACGATACTTCCGTGCCCTTCCAGAAGGACATCTCTTCTTTCCATAACGGCATTGTCACCGAGTACTTGGCCGGCACGTCCAAGAACCCTCTGGTTGCTGCAAAGAACGCGACCTTCCATTCTGATAAGAGAATCTTCGATAACGACAAGGCTaccatgaagaagcttgcgaCCAAGGCTGGGTTCAAAAGCATGTGTGCTGATATCCTCACCCGCATGATCGATACCGTCCCCAAGAGTGTGCAGCTCACCCCCGTCCTCGAGGCTTACGATATTCGCCCTTACATCACCGAATTGTCTCTTAACAGTAAGGGAAAGATTCATTGGACGGGCTCAGTCAGAGTCAAAATCACGAACAACATTCGTAGCAACGATGACCTCGCTATCAACCTCATCTACACTGGTCGAGACGGCAAGAAGGTCACTGTACCTACGCAGCAGGTGACTTTCCAGGGTGGTACTTCTAACGGTGCCGGTGAGCTCTTTGCGAACTTCGAGTACGATGCCACCATTGACGCCAAGAATGGTATCACCAAGTTCTGGATCCAGGAGGTCAAGCCCTCCACCAAGACGACCGTCACCCACGATAACCAGAAGACCGGCGGCTACAAGGTCGATGACACTGTCCTCTACCAGCTTCAGCAGTCCTGCGCCGTGCTCGAGACGCTCCCCAATGCACCTCTCGTCGTCACAGCCATGGTTCGCGACGCCCGTGCCAAGGACCCCTTGACCCTCCGCGTCGCCCACAAGAAACCCGTCAAGGGTTCTATTGTTCCCAAGTTCCAGACTGAGATCGTCAACTTCAAGGCTACCGGTAAGAAGTCCGCCGGCTTTACTGGGTTCCAGGCGAAGACCAAGTACGAGGAGCAGAACACCTACTTTGACATCGTCTTGGGTGGTAAGCCTGCTTCGGGTGTTGAGTTCCTTTCTACTCAGGGTATGCCTGATAAGTGTTCATAA
- a CDS encoding hypothetical protein (EggNog:ENOG41): MEQEERSFDATETSSNTVDNDSPSSDLGLLIDSTEGYEASEKKFDIVAIHGLGGQVKPWSSSKTNTWIQDLAAHMNWEVRIIRYAYDATKLAGATYPEEAISSEAFTLLQKLSELRRGQQPVSALDEFYIRTITN, translated from the exons atggaacaagaagaacggTCGTTCGATGCTACGGAGACATCTAGCAATACTGTGGACAACGATTCTCCATCCTCCGACTTGGGTCTCTTGATCGATTCAACCGAAGGATATGAGGCAAGCGAAAAGAAATTCGA TATTGTAGCAATCCATGGCCTCGGTGGCCAGGTCAAGCCATGGAGTTCAAGCAAGACGAACACCTGGATTCAGGATTTGGCAGCCCACATGAACTGGGAAGTTCGCATTATCCGGTATGCCTATGATGCCACAAAATTAGCAGGAGCTACATATCCCGAGGAGGCGATTTCCTCTGAGGCCTTTACGCTTCTTCAAAAGCTCAGTGAGCTGAGGAGAGGCCAGCAACCTGTTAGTGCACTTGATGAATTCTATATTCGAACGATAACCAACTGA
- a CDS encoding hypothetical protein (EggNog:ENOG41) — MSADPDYNVDTEEDISFGISLVPKGEEGNEFHTQNDPLDPYQRENIIERKGAVDIRCSSVDIVHGLFDPDGDDLCTLIVLDFRFDPRKRARRIAHVDIELRFSASEKGVADPQVFTIAPNGNLRFSQTTQTETKTTGGDVTIGAGAAGVQVGSGLKYEREIAREMSYAGSATGSIDLRGRNYGKPNCASWTLLENPETKTGVPVFMRTAILLKRRDEGRFQCVVTVNAKADWRTSMEWLVGTTKHDDPVLLDPTLAPTSDRYKDMEMKLGELDLNTICDITSANIIENSVKQIKIGSHSS, encoded by the coding sequence ATGAGTGCTGACCCGGATTACAACGTGGATACAGAGGAAGATATCTCCTTTGGCATCTCACTTGTTccaaaaggagaagaagggaatgaATTCCATACGCAAAACGATCCGCTAGATCCCTACCAGCGCGAGAACATCATTGAGCGCAAAGGCGCCGTGGACATTCGATGCTCCAGTGTCGACATTGTTCACGGCCTATTTGATcccgatggcgatgatctgTGCACTCTGATTGTTCTCGACTTTCGATTTGACCCAAGAAAACGAGCGCGGCGCATCGCACATGTCGATATTGAGCTGAGGTTTTCCGCCAGTGAGAAAGGCGTAGCCGATCCTCAGGTTTTTACCATCGCGCCAAACGGCAACTTGAGATTTTCTCAGACGACGCAGACAGAGACAAAAACTACTGGAGGCGATGTGACCATCGGAGCAGGCGCCGCTGGAGTGCAGGTAGGCAGCGGGCTGAAGTATGAGCGTGAAATTGCAAGAGAGATGAGCTACGCTGGGTCCGCCACAGGCTCCATCGATTTACGCGGAAGAAACTATGGCAAGCCAAACTGCGCGTCTTGGACCCTGTTGGAGAACCCTGAGACAAAGACTGGTGTGCCTGTCTTCATGCGAACCGCCATCctgctgaagagaagagacgagGGACGTTTCCAGTGCGTGGTGACAGTCAACGCCAAAGCCGACTGGAGAACTTCTATGGAATGGCTCGTCGGCACCACCAAACATGATGATCCGGTACTACTTGACCCGACGCTGGCTCCGACGAGTGATAGGTACAAGGACATGGAGATGAAGCTTGGGGAACTAGATCTAAACACTATCTGCGATATCACCTCggccaacatcatcgagAACTCTGTTAAGCAAATTAAGATAGGTAGTCATAGCTCCTGA
- a CDS encoding hypothetical protein (EggNog:ENOG41~MEROPS:MER0000320) translates to MTKVAFTTDVKGVVSDDDDEDYENDDVEEEPAKIPNHDEVLFAFESITNEARNKKLNLGKRESRESFLQKYGHFLSRSTKDSNQTLLHMIANTVGHKSLTRCVIKFDKTLLNRVDDSSKTPLHIAIAKKNHAFIEVVLDEKKAIDDLDSLLRITCEHRRNCIHTAIYHNLQPQYTTKLVKRSSEETLKAQDQSGLTPLHLAVDYKYASEGQLRIVEALLAHGGSALDEYTKEPQNLSVYEYQDYTQRLWRKQFDVPLSARVGERKQDESRDEPQGQESEHAGTRTKGGLEHVGGRNRISQQGKDGHGGLHRTPDNPHAPRSEQTEPRTSSESVRHAAVNRNSPIEAPEGFKPLQRRQTNMDDQLVKQAQEEKRKSEYAEKIRQAVKLHYLRTTLTINSKPASRDQLKAVKFLHGANLNNINLCFDYSEAPPEIYEDSFKQSYDHINFDQVLRYVSFRRIELQKPPVSVVKARLTRNRGQTSNQGRGRDDLTVFFNWLKGKGVKHILKVMVDDLRDPSHSDKALEDCLRPFEVEILDWTKVDLCPETILTACRNVRQLYLRWSGNRAVLRAWSEPEGLAKLENLEAVHLVYSEDQALESADRITMYVNHFEERLNESAAANPKESVSTDGDDAEQARRILVFRCKADVPGSERIVREGASKAQSGINEMSLQSNRWLNCMDKFADELQNTCSEFVKPQNGIKVALIDDGADPYVESLRGKIWGGETFSRGFPHENGPSPYYRSTKGHGTVMADMICRLETQTSLNLATQTQGKEYIAAESAALAVRAAIDQKVDIISMSWTVKETVENRDGVNTFRQAIKDALDAGILLFCAAADTGAITEVEYPWSFDRQRIFRIGAATADGRVWGPTGNPQNLSFILPGHKVVSRNPHREGALPDDFEERTGSSVATALAAGLAALILHCVNLAVVHGKEHPSTTAVSAEDLERLANHDDMYNVLRGIGLDEGQQRFIEVWRRFDRPAKELKEPMSDKMDALGIVARLARDLVPSGSS, encoded by the exons ATGACAAAAGTGGCATTTACAACAGACGTCAAAGGCGTCGTtagcgatgatgacgatgaggactaCGAGAacgatgatgttgaggaggagccGGCCAAGATCCCCAACCACGATGAGGTGCTCTTCGCCTTTGAGAGCATCACGAATGAGGCTCGCAATAAGAAGCTGAACTTGGGTAAGAGAGAGAGTCGCGAGAGCTTCTTACAAAAGTATGGGCATTTTCTCTCCAGATCGACAAAAGACTCAAATCAGACACTCCTCCATATGATTGCCAACACAGTGGGACACAAATCTTTGACTCGATGTGTTATCAAATTCGACAAGACTTTGCTAAACCGCGTGGACGACTCAAGCAAGACTCCTCTGCATATCGCTATCGCCAAAAAGAACCATGCGTTTATCGAAGTGGTcctggatgagaagaaggcgatcGATGACCTTGATTCACTGCTCCGCATTACTTGTGAGCACAGGAGGAACTGTATTCACACAGCGATCTATCACAACCTCCAACCTCAGTATACCACAAAATTGGTTAAACGATCATCGGAAGAGACACTAAAGGCCCAAGATCAAAGTGGCTTGACCCCTCTTCATTTGGCTGTCGATTATAAGTATGCATCAGAAGGACAGTTGAGGATTGTCGAGGCACTTCTTGCTCATGGGGGCAGTGCTTTGGATGAGTATACCAAAGAGCCTCAAAACCTATCCGTCTATGAATATCAAGACTATACACAGCGTCTCTGGCGGAAACAATTCGATGTACCACTTTCCGCTCGTGTCGGGGAAAGAAAGCAGGACGAATCAAGGGACGAGccacaaggccaagagaGCGAACACGCCGGAACAAGGACCAAAGGGGGGCTGGAGCATGTTGGTGGGAGAAACCGCATCTCTCAGCAAGGCAAAGACGGCCACGGAGGGCTACATCGAACGCCTGATAACCCCCATGCACCAAGATCAGAGCAGACAGAACCTCGCACTTCTAGTGAAAGTGTGCGCCATGCAGCCGTGAACAGAAATTCACCTATCGAAGCACCTGAGGGCTTCAAGCCTTTACAGAGACGACAAACGAATATGGATGACCAACTTGTGAAGCAGGCCCAAGAAGAGAAACGCAAGAGCGAATACGCAGAAAAGATCCGCCAGGCGGTCAAACTACACTATCTTCGGACTACTCTGACGATTAATTCGAAGCCTGCTAGTAGGGACCAGCTCAAAGCGGTCAAGTTTCTACATGGCGCGAATCTAAACA ACATTAACCTGTGCTTCGACTACTCTGAGGCACCGCCGGAGATCTATGAGGATTCCTTCAAGCAAAGTTATGACCACATCAACTTTGATCAAGTTCTGCGCTACGTTTCATTCCGAAGGATCGAGCTCCAGAAACCTCCAGTATCGGTTGTAAAAGCGAGGCTAACAAGGAACCGAGGGCAGACGTCAAATCAGGGGCGCGGTAGGGATGACTTGACTGTTTTCTTCAACTGGCTCAAGGGGAAGGGAGTCAAGCATATCCTCAAAGTGATGGTGGATGACCTGAGAGATCCATCGCATAGCGACAAGGCCCTCGAGGATTGCCTACGACCTTTCGAGGTGGAGATTCTCGACTGGACGAAAGTCGACTTGTGTCCGGAGACTATCTTGACCGCTTGCCGAAATGTCAGGCAGCTCTATTTGCGATGGAGCGGTAATAGAGCAGTCCTACGGGCATGGAGTGAGCCTGAAGGGCTAGCGAAGTTGGAAAACCTAGAGGCAGTACATCTGGTATACAGCGAAGATCAG GCGTTGGAGTCGGCAGATCGCATCACCATGTACGTGAATCATTTCGAGGAGCGACTGAACGAGTCAGCAGCCGCAAACCCAAAAGAGAGTGTTTCAACAGATGGAGACGATGCTGAACAAGCAAGACGTATACTCGTCTTCAGGTGCAAGGCAGACGTCCCAGGAAGTGAACGCATCGTCCGAGAGGGCGCGTCAAAGGCTCAAAGCGGCATCAACGAGATGAGTCTACAGTCTAACAGATGGTTAAACTGTATGGACAAATTCGCCGACGAACTACAAAACACTTGCTCCGAATTTGTCAAGCCTCAGAATGGCATCAAGGTCGCCCTTATCGACGATGGTGCTGACCCATATGTTGAGTCTCTTCGGGGTAAGATCTGGGGCGGAGAGACGTTTAGCAGAGGTTTCCCGCATGAGAATGGCCCAAGCCCTTACTATAGGTCTACCAAGGGCCATGGAACTGTGATGGCGGATATGATTTGCAGG CTTGAGACGCAGACGAGTCTCAACTTGGCGACACAGACTCAAGGTAAGGAGTACATTGCGGCAGAAAGCGCGGCTTTG GCTGTGAGAGCGGCGATAGACCAGAAGGTAGATATCATCTCAATGTCCTGGACGGTCAAAGAAACAGTCGAGAATCGCGATGGCGTAAACACTTTCCGCCAAGCCATAAAGGACGCCCTTGACGCTGGAATACTCCTCTTCTGCGCCGCAGCCGACACTGGCGCCATCACTGAAGTAGAGTACCCATGGTCTTTCGACCGCCAGCGCATCTTCCGCATCGGCGCTGCCACTGCAGATGGTCGTGTATGGGGCCCAACAGGCAATCCTCAGAATTTGAGTTTCATATTACCCGGCCACAAGGTAGTGTCGCGAAATCCGCACCGCGAGGGGGCGTTACCGGATGACTTTGAGGAACGCACCGGTTCATCCGTGGCTACGGCTTTGGCAGCTGGTCTAGCAGCACTCATATTGCATTGCGTCAACCTTGCTGTTGTTCATGGAAAGGAACATCCGTCTACCACGGCTGTCAGCGCCGAAGACCTGGAGAGACTTGCGAATCACGATGATATGTACAATGTGCTTCGTGGAATAGGGTTGGATGAGGGGCAGCAGCGGTTTATTGAGGTGTGGCGACGGTTTGATCGGCCAGCCAAGGAGCTTAAGGAGCCGATGAGTGATAAGATGGATGCACTTGGGATTGTGGCCAGACTGGCTCGAGATCTTGTTCCTAGTGGGAGTAGCTAG
- a CDS encoding hypothetical protein (EggNog:ENOG41): MPFFKNFRSGAKVVDQAVNLDPHTWTLPSSYKPSQADGKQTIIPDPRVFSNVFSIPSETETQSIETLLAYPDASHAAVHLALLECFRNLKASAKALDVKVIQPPSYDETKGPEPASPSEPTQLPASRKWDLLIKLAVTRFTTWWSGIELLLNHASAYSHHGGSRAALQLTKDYLPPLDILLVWYALMLSPEAYEAACNAQGTNATRLKNLCFPWPAIRDVIDMDKMQLVLPRSAQKLFSNITSQPCDILEYLQSPPAYTDTGKVRIETDLFSEVKRHEGIIEESNKLLWIRSPALQGSLIRAGLEYLDFHLREPNAVEEEMVSHQSFGVRLFWRTHRLFPRQYKAFLKEIGGTQSDQTQGQDLKRDAKILFDMDDPSPIQEHCHCWTCERIRDDLPEFVYTKPSEAASSSTSLSPMQKQISSLSAETLLQIQDDLGFCLAVEDARRSGLPLPTRPPTTAEKEADKMLKQKQKELGYRPGLNEYVEVLPDGRRKIRTHKYKYTTGMWGMALF; this comes from the coding sequence ATGCCGTTCTTTAAAAACTTTCGCAGCGGCGCAAAGGTCGTGGACCAAGCCGTCAATCTGGACCCGCACACCTGGACATTGCCATCGTCATACAAGCCCTCCCAAGCAGATGGTAAACAAACAATTATCCCCGACCCAAGAGTCTTCTCGAACGTGTTTTCGATTCCCAGCGAAACGGAAACACAGAGTATTGAGACTCTATTGGCATATCCCGACGCGAGTCACGCTGCTGTACATCTTGCTCTGCTTGAATGCTTCCGGAACTTGAAAGCTAGTGCGAAGGCGCTTGACGTCAAGGTCATCCAACCACCTTCATATGATGAGACCAAGGGTCCAGAGCCAGCATCGCCATCGGAGCCCACGCAGCTTCCCGCATCCAGAAAATGGGACCTTCTCATAAAACTCGCAGTTACACGATTCACGACTTGGTGGTCTGGTATTGAGCTATTACTGAATCATGCAAGCGCCTACTCGCATCATGGTGGCAGCCGTGCTGCTCTCCAGCTCACCAAGGACTATCTACCACCATTGGATATACTACTAGTATGGTACGCTCTTATGCTAAGCCCGGAGGCCTATGAGGCTGCTTGCAACGCCCAGGGTACCAATGCTACGCGCTTGAAAAACCTTTGCTTCCCTTGGCCTGCCATCCGCGATGTCATCGATATGGATAAGATGCAGCTTGTACTTCCACGATCTGCGCAGAAGTTGTTCAGTAATATCACGTCTCAACCATGTGACATTCTTGAGTATCTACAAAGTCCCCCGGCATATACCGACACTGGCAAAGTGCGTATCGAAACAGATTTATTTAGCGAAGTCAAGAGGCATGAAGGCATCATTGAGGAGTCTAATAAGCTTCTGTGGATACGTTCGCCTGCCTTGCAAGGATCCCTGATCCGAGCGGGCTTGGAGTATCTGGACTTTCACTTGAGGGAGCCCAATgcagtggaggaggagatggttaGTCACCAGTCCTTCGGAGTTAGGCTTTTCTGGAGGACGCACCGCCTGTTTCCAAGACAATACAAGGCTTTCCTGAAAGAAATTGGAGGCACCCAATCAGACCAAACACAGGGGCAGGACCTCAAAAGAGATGCGAAAATTCTTTTCGATATGGACGACCCTTCTCCTATACAAGAGCACTGCCACTGCTGGACCTGCGAGCGCATTCGCGACGATCTCCCAGAATTCGTTTACACAAAACCTTCAGAAGCGGCATCATCTTCTACAAGTCTAAGTCCTATGCAGAAACAAATTTCTTCGTTGTCTGCCGAGACTCTACTGCAAATACAAGATGACCTAGGCTTCTGTCTTGCCGTTGAGGACGCCCGCAGATCTGGGCTGCCATTGCCAACTCGGCCACCAACTACTGcagagaaggaggctgatAAAATGTTAaagcagaagcaaaaggAGCTTGGATATAGGCCTGGACTGAATGAGTATGTTGAAGTGTTGCCTGATGGAAGACGCAAGATTCGGACGCATAAATACAAATATACGACTGGAATGTGGGGAATGGCTTTGTTTTAA
- a CDS encoding hypothetical protein (EggNog:ENOG41), translated as MTVKNRLQQPVRVAILDCDYVVPKVAETWGPTYSSIFAHRLQAVNKTLGSEKALEISAFDIIKDEYPDPNDFDAFLITGSIKGVYDADPWIARLKTFLQEVYQNHQHVRLFGACFGHQIISEALLEKYGAIVEKDPKGYEVGIHKVALNPKFRAQFSHILNLPEGDRLRIQFAHGDHVRFEAAWPESWMSIGSTPHCAVQGIFQPRRVLTFQGHFEFTEEISTETIKYFYTPERGFTPEQTQAALDQIRGKDDSEEAAKILHAFFTEINGV; from the coding sequence ATGACCGTGAAAAATCGACTCCAACAACCTGTACGGGTCGCCATTTTGGATTGCGACTACGTCGTACCGAAGGTTGCCGAAACTTGGGGACCAACATATAGTAGTATCTTTGCCCACCGACTGCAAGCTGTCAATAAGACTCTAGGGTCTGAGAAGGCTCTGGAGATTTCTGCATTTGACATTATCAAAGACGAATATCCCGATCCAAATGACTTCGACGCCTTCCTGATCACAGGTTCTATCAAAGGCGTATATGATGCGGACCCATGGATTGCGAGGTTGAAAacttttcttcaagaagtctACCAGAATCATCAACATGTGCGGCTATTCGGAGCTTGCTTCGGGCACCAGATCATCTCTGAAGCCCTGCTTGAGAAATACGGAGCGATTGTCGAGAAAGACCCAAAGGGCTATGAAGTCGGCATCCACAAAGTTGCCTTGAACCCGAAATTCAGAGCTCAGTTCAGTCATATTCTAAACCTGCCTGAGGGAGACCGATTACGGATACAGTTCGCACACGGCGACCATGTTCGGTTTGAAGCAGCATGGCCCGAGTCGTGGATGTCGATAGGAAGCACGCCGCATTGCGCCGTGCAGGGAATCTTTCAGCCACGACGTGTCTTGACATTTCAAGGCCATTTTGAATTCACCGAGGAGATTTCAACGGAGACTATCAAATATTTCTACACGCCTGAACGGGGATTCACACCTGAGCAAACGCAAGCTGCCTTGGATCAGATTCGAGGAAAGGACGATTCGGAGGAGGCTGCAAAGATCTTGCATGCCTTTTTTACAGAGATCAATGGTGTATAG